A region of Salvia splendens isolate huo1 chromosome 17, SspV2, whole genome shotgun sequence DNA encodes the following proteins:
- the LOC121774455 gene encoding uncharacterized protein LOC121774455, with product MRDFPSCFGESGVQVADVSCSSAIMSKASQNSVTCMYRCRLFGKSCLISIVWSKNMMGQCLSVEIDAASPQFVYKMDVKPSLFSNRKGSKCIELNSCKIEVFWDLSVAKFGPGPEPLGSYYVGVVCRGVMVLLIGDLAEVALKKTGAAAVVSKAMLVAKREHTVGKMVFGTKARFCEMGPIHDLKIECKTRGSDDPFLVVWVDAKAVMKVQHLHWKFRGNSTILVDDRPVEVFWDVHSWLFGSGVGSGVFMFQTSLSAEKLWSSPSSLSDPSGCSLSCSESFKESKSRSLGFSLVLYAWKSE from the coding sequence ATGAGGGATTTTCCTTCTTGTTTCGGAGAGAGTGGGGTTCAAGTTGCTGATGTTTCGTGTTCAAGTGCAATTATGAGTAAAGCCTCTCAGAATTCTGTGACTTGCATGTATAGGTGTAGACTGTTTGGTAAATCTTGCTTGATTAGCATTGTTTGGAGCAAGAATATGATGGGGCAATGCCTCAGTGTTGAGATAGATGCTGCATCTCCTCAATTTGTATATAAAATGGATGTTAAGCCCTCCTTGTTCTCAAATAGGAAAGGCTCCAAGTGTATAGAGCTGAACTCTTGCAAAATTGAAGTGTTTTGGGATCTTTCTGTGGCGAAATTTGGACCAGGGCCGGAGCCATTGGGGTCTTATTATGTAGGTGTTGTGTGTAGAGGAGTGATGGTTTTGCTCATTGGGGATCTTGCAGAAGTGGCATTGAAGAAAACTGGAGCAGCTGCTGTAGTTTCTAAAGCAATGCTTGTTGCCAAGAGGGAACATACTGTAGGGAAGATGGTTTTTGGTACCAAGGCTCGATTCTGTGAAATGGGCCCGATCCATGACCTTAAGATCGAATGCAAGACAAGGGGCAGTGATGATCCGTTTCTTGTGGTTTGGGTTGATGCAAAAGCAGTTATGAAGGTGCAGCATTTGCATTGGAAGTTCCGCGGGAATAGTACAATCTTGGTTGATGACAGGCCGGTTGAggtgttttgggatgtccatAGCTGGTTGTTTGGTTCGGGCGTGGGGAGTGGGGTTTTCATGTTTCAAACAAGTTTGTCAGCGGAGAAACTGTGGAGCAGCCCTTCTTCGCTCTCTGATCCATCTGGCTGCTCGTTGAGCTGCTCCGAGAGTTTCAAGGAGTCCAAATCGAGAAGTCTTGGATTTTCGCTAGTTTTATATGCTTGGAAGAGTGAATAG
- the LOC121774735 gene encoding chloride channel protein CLC-d-like isoform X1 has translation MLSNHSQNGMETAKLIWSRVPNSEVEADGIAAGDFNRIKKDDGGTVESLDYEVIENYAYRQEQAKRGKVYMAYSVVVKWLMALLIGIGTALAAVFINLSVENFAGWKYSWTFNLIQKSYFAGFLVYTLINLALVLSSVYIVTQFSPEAAGSGIPEIKGYLNGIDTHGILLFRTLVGKIFGSIGSVGGGLALGKEGPLVHIGACIASMLGQGGSTKYHLRTRWLQIFTSERDRRDLVTCGCAAGVAAAFRAPVGGVLFALEEVTSWWRSQLMWRVFFTSAIVGVVVRTAMAWCKSGKCGHFGSGGFIIWDISGGQEDYSFQELLPMAVIGVIGGLLGALFNQLTFHIAYWRRNYLHKRGNRVKVIEACIVSLITSLISFGLPLFRKCTPCPEADANSGIECPRRPGMYGNYVNFYCSDREYNDLATIFFNTQDDAIRNLFSAKTIHEFSAQSLLTFLVMFYSLAVVTFGTAVPAGQFVPGIMIGSTYGRLVGMFVVNFYQKLNIEEGTYALLGAASFLGGSMRMTVSLCVIMVEISNNLKFLPLIMLVLLISKAVGDAFNEGLYEEQARLRGIPLLESRPKYQMRNMTAKEASGNQQVVYFPRVVKVVDVLSILRSNNHNGFPVIDHTRSGETLVIGLILRSHLLVLLQSKVDFQHSPLPFNSRDGPVPISRHNLTEFVKPVSSKGISIDDIHLTPDDLEMYIDLVPFLNPSPYVVPEDMSLTKVYTLFRQLGLRHVLVVPRASRVIGMITRKDLLIEDQEDTTAIELQSTSVRDHQNDRRASRRKDAEQPLLDGLIV, from the exons atgcTGTCGAATCATTCGCAGAATGGGATGGAGACAGCGAAGTTGATCTGGTCACGGGTGCCTAACTCGGAGGTGGAAGCAGATGGGATTGCTGCCGGAGATTTCAACCGGATTAAGAAGGACGATGGAGGCACTGTTGAAAGCCTTGACTATGAAGTAATTGAAAATTACGCCTACAGACAAGAACAG GCAAAAAGAGGGAAGGTTTATATGGCATATAGTGTGGTGGTAAAATGGCTTATGGCATTACTTATTGGGATCG GTACTGCACTAGCTGCCGTGTTTATCAATCTTTCTGTTGAGAACTTTGCCGGATGGAAATATTCCTGGACATTCAATCTGATTCAGAAGTCATACTTTGCTGGATTTTTGGTCTATACACTGATCAACTTGGCTCTAGTGTTATCCTCAGTTTATATTGTTACACAATTTTCACCTGAAGCTGCAGGATCAGGAATCCCTGAAATAAAGGGTTATTTAAACG GAATTGACACACATGGTATACTATTGTTCAGGACTTTAGTAGGCAAG ATTTTTGGCAGCATAGGATCCGTGGGAGGTGGTTTAGCACTTGGTAAAGAAGGTCCACTTGTGCATATTGGCGCATGTATTGCTTCCATGCTTGGACAG GGTGGATCCACAAAGTATCATCTGCGCACAAGATGGCTACAGATCTTTACCAGTGAACGAGATCGGCGTGATCTT GTCAcctgtggatgtgcagcaggaGTGGCTGCTGCATTTAGAGCTCCAGTTGGTGGTGTATTGTTTGCACTAGAAGAAGTAACATCATG GTGGAGGAGTCAGCTCATGTGGCGTGTCTTTTTCACATCTGCCATTGTGGGTGTGGTTGTACGGACAGCAATGGCGTGGTGTAAGAGTGGAAAATGTGGACATTTTGGTTCTGGAGGCTTTATTATTTGGGACATCTCAGG TGGTCAAGAAGATTACTCATTTCAGGAGCTGTTGCCAATGGCAGTTATAGGTGTTATTGGGGGTCTTCTTG GAGCACTGTTCAATCAACTTACTTTTCACATAGCATACTGGCGCCGAAATTATTTGCATAAGAGAGGGAACCGTGTGAAG GTTATTGAAGCGTGCATTGTCTCTTTGATAACGTCTCTTATTTCGTTTGGATTGCCACTCTTTAGAAAATGCACACCCTGCCCTGAAGCAGATGCTAATTCTGGCATTGAGTGTCCACGTCGCCCAGGGATGTATGGGAACTACGTCAAT TTTTATTGCAGTGACAGGGAATACAATGACCTTGCAACTATATTCTTCAACACTCAG GATGATGCAATCAGAAATTTGTTCAGTGCTAAAACAATTCATGAATTTAGTGCACAGAGTCTCCTTACGTTTTTG GTCATGTTTTACTCTTTAGCGGTAGTTACTTTTGGCACTGCTGTTCCAGCTGGTCAATTTGTTCCTGGCATAATGATTGGCTCTACTTATGGTCGGCTTGTTGGCATGTTTGTTGTAAACTTTTACCAGAAGCTGAATATTGAAGAAGGAAC GTATGCTCTTTTAGGGGCTGCATCTTTTCTTGGAGGCTCAATGAGAATGACTGTATCCCTTTGTGTAATCATGGTTGAGATTTCAAACAACTTGAAGTTTCTACCTCTCATCATGTTGGTTCTCCTCATATCCAAG GCTGTTGGTGACGCTTTCAATGAAGGCCTGTATGAAGAGCAGGCTCGACTAAGGGGTATTCCTTTATTGGAATCAAGACCAAAATACCAAATGCGGAATATGACAGCGAAGGAGGCTTCTGGAAATCAACAG gTTGTCTATTTCCCTCGTGTTGTGAAGGTTGTGGATGTACTTTCTATTTTAAGGAGCAACAATCACAATGGGTTTCCT GTCATTGATCACACAAGAAGCGGAGAGACGCTTGTCATCGGGCTCATATTGAGAAG TCACCTACTAGTACTTTTACAGTCAAAGGTCGACTTTCAACACAGTCCTTTGCCCTTTAATTCGAGAGATGGGCCTGTACCGATCAG CAGGCACAATCTAACAGAATTCGTCAAGCCTGTTTCCAGTAAGGGGATTTCTATTGATGACATCCACCTAACCCCCGATGATCTGGAAATGTACATTGACCTTGTTCCATTTTTGAACCCGTCTCCTTATGTTGTTCCAGAAGATATGTCATTAACTAAG GTATATACATTATTCCGGCAATTAGGTTTAAGGCATGTACTCGTCGTTCCACGTGCTTCTCGTGTTATCGGAATGATTACAAGGAAGGATTTGTTGATAGAG GACCAAGAAGATACAACGGCCATAGAGCTTCAATCCACTAGTGTAAG GGATCATCAAAATGACAGAAGAGCATCGAGGAGGAAAGATGCTGAGCAGCCTCTGCTTGATGGTCTTATCGTCTAA
- the LOC121774735 gene encoding chloride channel protein CLC-d-like isoform X2: MLSNHSQNGMETAKLIWSRVPNSEVEADGIAAGDFNRIKKDDGGTVESLDYEVIENYAYRQEQAKRGKVYMAYSVVVKWLMALLIGIGTALAAVFINLSVENFAGWKYSWTFNLIQKSYFAGFLVYTLINLALVLSSVYIVTQFSPEAAGSGIPEIKGYLNGIDTHGILLFRTLVGKIFGSIGSVGGGLALGKEGPLVHIGACIASMLGQGGSTKYHLRTRWLQIFTSERDRRDLVTCGCAAGVAAAFRAPVGGVLFALEEVTSWWRSQLMWRVFFTSAIVGVVVRTAMAWCKSGKCGHFGSGGFIIWDISGGQEDYSFQELLPMAVIGVIGGLLGALFNQLTFHIAYWRRNYLHKRGNRVKVIEACIVSLITSLISFGLPLFRKCTPCPEADANSGIECPRRPGMYGNYVNFYCSDREYNDLATIFFNTQDDAIRNLFSAKTIHEFSAQSLLTFLVMFYSLAVVTFGTAVPAGQFVPGIMIGSTYGRLVGMFVVNFYQKLNIEEGTYALLGAASFLGGSMRMTVSLCVIMVEISNNLKFLPLIMLVLLISKAVGDAFNEGLYEEQARLRGIPLLESRPKYQMRNMTAKEASGNQQVVYFPRVVKVVDVLSILRSNNHNGFPVIDHTRSGETLVIGLILRSHLLVLLQSKVDFQHSPLPFNSRDGPVPIRHNLTEFVKPVSSKGISIDDIHLTPDDLEMYIDLVPFLNPSPYVVPEDMSLTKVYTLFRQLGLRHVLVVPRASRVIGMITRKDLLIEDQEDTTAIELQSTSVRDHQNDRRASRRKDAEQPLLDGLIV; the protein is encoded by the exons atgcTGTCGAATCATTCGCAGAATGGGATGGAGACAGCGAAGTTGATCTGGTCACGGGTGCCTAACTCGGAGGTGGAAGCAGATGGGATTGCTGCCGGAGATTTCAACCGGATTAAGAAGGACGATGGAGGCACTGTTGAAAGCCTTGACTATGAAGTAATTGAAAATTACGCCTACAGACAAGAACAG GCAAAAAGAGGGAAGGTTTATATGGCATATAGTGTGGTGGTAAAATGGCTTATGGCATTACTTATTGGGATCG GTACTGCACTAGCTGCCGTGTTTATCAATCTTTCTGTTGAGAACTTTGCCGGATGGAAATATTCCTGGACATTCAATCTGATTCAGAAGTCATACTTTGCTGGATTTTTGGTCTATACACTGATCAACTTGGCTCTAGTGTTATCCTCAGTTTATATTGTTACACAATTTTCACCTGAAGCTGCAGGATCAGGAATCCCTGAAATAAAGGGTTATTTAAACG GAATTGACACACATGGTATACTATTGTTCAGGACTTTAGTAGGCAAG ATTTTTGGCAGCATAGGATCCGTGGGAGGTGGTTTAGCACTTGGTAAAGAAGGTCCACTTGTGCATATTGGCGCATGTATTGCTTCCATGCTTGGACAG GGTGGATCCACAAAGTATCATCTGCGCACAAGATGGCTACAGATCTTTACCAGTGAACGAGATCGGCGTGATCTT GTCAcctgtggatgtgcagcaggaGTGGCTGCTGCATTTAGAGCTCCAGTTGGTGGTGTATTGTTTGCACTAGAAGAAGTAACATCATG GTGGAGGAGTCAGCTCATGTGGCGTGTCTTTTTCACATCTGCCATTGTGGGTGTGGTTGTACGGACAGCAATGGCGTGGTGTAAGAGTGGAAAATGTGGACATTTTGGTTCTGGAGGCTTTATTATTTGGGACATCTCAGG TGGTCAAGAAGATTACTCATTTCAGGAGCTGTTGCCAATGGCAGTTATAGGTGTTATTGGGGGTCTTCTTG GAGCACTGTTCAATCAACTTACTTTTCACATAGCATACTGGCGCCGAAATTATTTGCATAAGAGAGGGAACCGTGTGAAG GTTATTGAAGCGTGCATTGTCTCTTTGATAACGTCTCTTATTTCGTTTGGATTGCCACTCTTTAGAAAATGCACACCCTGCCCTGAAGCAGATGCTAATTCTGGCATTGAGTGTCCACGTCGCCCAGGGATGTATGGGAACTACGTCAAT TTTTATTGCAGTGACAGGGAATACAATGACCTTGCAACTATATTCTTCAACACTCAG GATGATGCAATCAGAAATTTGTTCAGTGCTAAAACAATTCATGAATTTAGTGCACAGAGTCTCCTTACGTTTTTG GTCATGTTTTACTCTTTAGCGGTAGTTACTTTTGGCACTGCTGTTCCAGCTGGTCAATTTGTTCCTGGCATAATGATTGGCTCTACTTATGGTCGGCTTGTTGGCATGTTTGTTGTAAACTTTTACCAGAAGCTGAATATTGAAGAAGGAAC GTATGCTCTTTTAGGGGCTGCATCTTTTCTTGGAGGCTCAATGAGAATGACTGTATCCCTTTGTGTAATCATGGTTGAGATTTCAAACAACTTGAAGTTTCTACCTCTCATCATGTTGGTTCTCCTCATATCCAAG GCTGTTGGTGACGCTTTCAATGAAGGCCTGTATGAAGAGCAGGCTCGACTAAGGGGTATTCCTTTATTGGAATCAAGACCAAAATACCAAATGCGGAATATGACAGCGAAGGAGGCTTCTGGAAATCAACAG gTTGTCTATTTCCCTCGTGTTGTGAAGGTTGTGGATGTACTTTCTATTTTAAGGAGCAACAATCACAATGGGTTTCCT GTCATTGATCACACAAGAAGCGGAGAGACGCTTGTCATCGGGCTCATATTGAGAAG TCACCTACTAGTACTTTTACAGTCAAAGGTCGACTTTCAACACAGTCCTTTGCCCTTTAATTCGAGAGATGGGCCTGTACCGATCAG GCACAATCTAACAGAATTCGTCAAGCCTGTTTCCAGTAAGGGGATTTCTATTGATGACATCCACCTAACCCCCGATGATCTGGAAATGTACATTGACCTTGTTCCATTTTTGAACCCGTCTCCTTATGTTGTTCCAGAAGATATGTCATTAACTAAG GTATATACATTATTCCGGCAATTAGGTTTAAGGCATGTACTCGTCGTTCCACGTGCTTCTCGTGTTATCGGAATGATTACAAGGAAGGATTTGTTGATAGAG GACCAAGAAGATACAACGGCCATAGAGCTTCAATCCACTAGTGTAAG GGATCATCAAAATGACAGAAGAGCATCGAGGAGGAAAGATGCTGAGCAGCCTCTGCTTGATGGTCTTATCGTCTAA
- the LOC121774456 gene encoding zinc finger MYM-type protein 1-like — MSTRKYASGSEKRKKRKRVDELIESQRGAMDRFFSNRTSTGTSRNPDELALIVVEEQTNPNLEDEVPMQDNDDNYVSDHDQPATEPASSHEQFVYTTDIYDPRNWNSLDNKARDILVEKGPIREENIVFPKDGNARHFSYAHYSRKMKNGEVCDRKWLVYSKHVDKVFCFCCKIFNSRSCKSSLAHDGFGDWKHIIDRLKDHETSVEHITNMNTWNELRARMGKDETIDKEIQKEIKREQERIRQVLLRLVAIVKFLGKRSLAFRGSNEQLYNDQNGNFYACVEMIAEFDPVMQDHLRRIQNKETRYHYLSHKIQDELIYLMTSSITDSIIKVVKDAKYFSIILDCTPDVSHQEQMTLLVRCVEMCDDKIKIQEYFLGFMKVDDTSGLGLFKVLVDSIKLFGLDIDDIRGQGYDNGSNMKGKHQGVQRRLLDINPRALYMPCACHSLNLTLCDMAKSCAKAASFFGIVQRIYILFSGSTKRWNVLLDHILGLTVKSLSNTRWESRIKSIQAIRYQAPQLRSALSQLHQASDIELSDKTDANNLLKALGSFEFILGMVIWYDILFAVNTVSKRLQSPSMCIDTTLQQIEDMRNYFNNYRNEGFASSMTIAKSIASEMGVEPSFSVKRKAQRKKHFDEIDTNEEILQAEKAFEVNYFLVVVDMANTSLKSRFEELQTFKSIFGFLLSSTTLKSLNDTELEDCCTKFAKTFSSHDTSDVEVNDLISELKVLKLSLPERPMSSMDIFEYVRKMDSYPNISIAYRILFTVPVTVASAERSFSKLKLLKNYLRSTMSQQRLNGLATLCIEKKLLDEVDSNTIINDFASRNVRRNF, encoded by the coding sequence ATGTCAACAAGGAAGTATGCATCAGGTagtgaaaaaaggaaaaagaggaAGCGAGTAGATGAATTGATAGAATCGCAAAGAGGAGCTATGGACAGATTTTTTTCAAACAGAACAAGTACAGGCACATCCAGAAACCCAGATGAGTTGGCGCTTATTGTTGTGGAGGAGCAAACTAATCCTAATTTAGAAGATGAGGTCCCGATGCAGGATAATGATGACAACTATGTAAGTGATCATGACCAGCCTGCTACAGAACCTGCTAGTAGTCATGAACAATTTGTTTATACCACGGATATTTATGATCCAAGAAATTGGAATAGTCTTGATAACAAAGCTAGAGACATATTAGTGGAGAAGGGTCCTATTAGAGAAGAAAATATTGTGTTCCCCAAGGATGGCAACGCAAGACATTTTTCATATGCCCACTACTCtaggaaaatgaaaaatggagaGGTGTGTGACAGAAAATGGTTAGTTTATTCCAAGCATGTTGATAAAGTGTTCTGTTTTTGCTGTAAGATTTTCAACTCAAGAAGTTGCAAAAGTTCTTTGGCACATGATGGGTTTGGAGATTGGAAGCATATCATTGACAGACTGAAAGATCATGAAACTAGTGTGGAGCATATCACCAATATGAATACTTGGAATGAACTGAGAGCTAGAATGGGCAAAGATGAAACAATTGACAAAGAGATACAAAAAGAAATCAAGAGGGAGCAAGAACGCATAAGGCAAGTTTTATTAAGACTAGTTGCCATTGTGAAGTTTCTTGGTAAACGCAGCTTGGCTTTTAGAGGATCTAATGAGCAGCTTTATAATGATCAAAATGGTAATTTCTACGCTTGTGTTGAGATGATTGCAGAATTTGATCCTGTCATGCAGGACCACCTTAGACGTATTCAAAACAAAGAGACTCGTTATCATTATTTGAGTCATAAAATTCAAGATGAGCTGATTTATCTTATGACTTCTAGCATTACGGACTCTATCATAAAGGTTGTTAAAGATGCCAAATATTTCTCTATTATCCTTGATTGTACCCCAGATGTGAGTCATCAAGAGCAAATGACTTTATTGGTTCGATGTGTTGAGATGTGTgatgacaaaataaaaattcaagagTACTTTTTGGGTTTCATGAAGGTGGATGACACATCTGGTTTAGGGCTGTTTAAAGTATTGGTTGATTCCATCAAGCTCTTTGGTCTTGATATTGATGATATTAGGGGTCAAGGATATGACAATGGCTCTAATATGAAAGGAAAACATCAGGGAGTACAAAGGAGATTGCTTGATATTAATCCAAGAGCTTTATACATGCCATGTGCTTGTCATAGTCTTAACCTTACACTTTGTGATATGGCTAAATCTTGTGCTAAAGCAGCTAGCTTTTTTGGAATTGTGCAACGGatatatatactattttctGGTTCTACTAAAAGATGGAATGTTTTGCTTGATCATATTCTAGGTTTAACAGTGAAATCATTATCCAATACTCGTTGGGAGAGCAGGATAAAAAGTATTCAAGCAATTAGATATCAAGCACCTCAGCTCAGGTCAGCTTTGTCTCAGTTACATCAAGCTAGTGATATAGAACTAAGTGATAAGACTGATGCAAACAACTTATTGAAGGCTCTTGGTAGCTTTGAGTTTATACTTGGCATGGTTATATGGTATGACATTTTATTTGCTGTAAATACTGTAAGCAAGAGGTTGCAATCACCATCTATGTGCATTGATACTACCTTGCAGCAAATTGAAGACATGAGGAATTATTTCAACAATTACAGGAATGAAGGATTTGCTTCTAGTATGACCATTGCCAAAAGTATTGCATCTGAAATGGGTGTAGAGCCATCATTTTCAGTGAAGCGCAAGGCTCAAAGGAAGAAACATTTTGATGAAATTGACACCAATGAAGAAATTCTACAAGCTGAGAAGGCTTTTGAGGTCAATTACTTCTTGGTCGTGGTTGATATGGCAAACACCTCATTGAAAAGTAGATTTGAAGAACTACAAACATTCAAAAGTATATTTGGGTTTTTACTTAGCTCAACAACTTTGAAGTCACTAAATGATACTGAATTAGAAGATTGTTGCACCAAATTTGCGAAAACATTCTCTTCGCATGACACATCTGATGTGGAGGTAAATGATCTAATATCTGAGTTGAAGGTTTTGAAGCTAAGTTTGCCGGAAAGGCCAATGTCTTCTATGGACATTTTTGAGTATGTTAGAAAAATGGATTCTTATCCAAATATCTCAATTGCTTATCGCATATTATTTACTGTGCCTGTGACTGTGGCATCGGCAGAAAGAAGCTTTTCAAAGTTGAAACTGTTGAAGAATTATTTAAGATCTACGATGTCTCAACAACGGCTGAACGGGCTTGCCACTTTATGTATTGAGAAGAAATTATTAGACGAGGTTGACAGCAACACCATCATCAACGACTTCGCATCAAGAAATGTTAGAAGAAATTTTTGA
- the LOC121774457 gene encoding zinc finger MYM-type protein 1-like has translation MSTRKYASGSEKRKKRKRVDELIESQRGAMDRFFSNRTSTGTSRNPDELALIVVEEQTNPNLEDEVPMQDNDDNYVSDHDQPATEPASSHEQFVYTTDIYDPRNWNSLDNKARDILVEKGPIREENIVFPKDGNARHFSYAHYSRKMKNGEVCDRKWLVYSKHVDKVFCFCCKIFNSRSCKSSLAHDGFGDWKHIIDRLKDHETSVEHITNMNTWNELRARMGKDETIDKEIQKEIKREQERIRQVLLRLVAIVKFLGKRSLAFRGSNEQLYNDQNGNFYACVEMIAEFDPVMQDHLRRIQNKETRYHYLSHKIQDELIYLMTASITDSIIKVVKDAKYFSIILDCTPDVSHQEQMTLLVRCVEMCDDKIKIQEYFLGFMKVDDTSGLGLFKVLVDSIKLFGLDIDDIRGQGYDNGSNMKGKHQGVQRRLLDINPRALYMPCACHSLNLTLCDMAKSCAKAASFFGIVQRIYILFSGSTKRWNVLLDHILGLTVKSLSNTRWESRIKSIQAIRYQAPQLRSALSQLHQASDIELSDKTDANNLLKALGSFEFILGMVIWYDILFAVNTVSKRLQSPSMCIDTTLQQIEDMRNYFNNYRNEGFASSMTIAKSIASEMGVEPSFSVKRKAQRKKHFDEIDTNEEILQAEKAFEVNYFLVVVDMANTSLKSRFEELQTFKSIFGFLLSSTTLKSLNDTELEDCCTKFAKTFSSHDTSDVEVNDLISELKVLKLSLPERPMSSMDIFEYVRKMDSYPNISIAYRILFTVPVTVASAERSFSKLKLLKNYLRSTMSQQRLNGLATLCIEKKLLDEVDSNTIINDFASRNVRRNF, from the coding sequence ATGTCAACAAGGAAGTATGCATCAGGTagtgaaaaaaggaaaaagaggaAGCGAGTAGATGAATTGATAGAATCGCAAAGAGGAGCTATGGACAGATTTTTTTCAAACAGAACAAGTACAGGCACATCCAGAAACCCAGATGAGTTGGCGCTTATTGTTGTGGAGGAGCAAACTAATCCTAATTTAGAAGATGAGGTCCCGATGCAGGATAATGATGACAACTATGTAAGTGATCATGACCAGCCTGCTACAGAACCTGCTAGTAGTCATGAACAATTTGTTTATACCACGGATATTTATGATCCAAGAAATTGGAATAGTCTTGATAACAAAGCTAGAGACATATTAGTGGAGAAGGGTCCTATTAGAGAAGAAAATATTGTGTTCCCCAAGGATGGCAACGCAAGACATTTTTCATATGCCCACTACTCtaggaaaatgaaaaatggagaGGTGTGTGACAGAAAATGGTTAGTTTATTCCAAGCATGTTGATAAAGTGTTCTGTTTTTGCTGTAAGATTTTCAACTCAAGAAGTTGCAAAAGTTCTTTGGCACATGATGGGTTTGGAGATTGGAAGCATATCATTGACAGACTGAAAGATCATGAAACTAGTGTGGAGCATATCACCAATATGAATACTTGGAATGAACTGAGAGCTAGAATGGGCAAAGATGAAACAATTGACAAAGAGATACAAAAAGAAATCAAGAGGGAGCAAGAACGCATAAGGCAAGTTTTATTAAGACTAGTTGCCATTGTGAAGTTTCTTGGTAAACGCAGCTTGGCTTTTAGAGGATCTAATGAGCAGCTTTATAATGATCAAAATGGTAATTTCTACGCTTGTGTTGAGATGATTGCAGAATTTGATCCTGTCATGCAGGACCACCTTAGACGTATTCAAAACAAAGAGACTCGTTATCATTATTTGAGTCATAAAATTCAAGATGAGCTGATTTATCTTATGACTGCTAGCATTACGGACTCTATCATAAAGGTTGTTAAAGATGCCAAATATTTCTCTATTATCCTTGATTGTACCCCAGATGTGAGTCATCAAGAGCAAATGACTTTATTGGTTCGATGTGTTGAGATGTGTgatgacaaaataaaaattcaagagTACTTTTTGGGTTTCATGAAGGTGGATGACACATCTGGTTTAGGGCTGTTTAAAGTATTGGTTGATTCCATCAAGCTCTTTGGTCTTGATATTGATGATATTAGGGGTCAAGGATATGACAATGGCTCTAATATGAAAGGAAAACATCAGGGAGTACAAAGGAGATTGCTTGATATTAATCCAAGAGCTTTATACATGCCATGTGCTTGTCATAGTCTTAACCTTACACTTTGTGATATGGCTAAATCTTGTGCTAAAGCAGCTAGCTTTTTTGGAATTGTGCAACGGatatatatactattttctGGTTCTACTAAAAGATGGAATGTTTTGCTTGATCATATTCTAGGTTTAACAGTGAAATCATTATCCAATACTCGTTGGGAGAGCAGGATAAAAAGTATTCAAGCAATTAGATATCAAGCACCTCAGCTCAGGTCAGCTTTGTCTCAGTTACATCAAGCTAGTGATATAGAACTAAGTGATAAGACTGATGCAAACAACTTATTGAAGGCTCTTGGTAGCTTTGAGTTTATACTTGGCATGGTTATATGGTATGACATTTTATTTGCTGTAAATACTGTAAGCAAGAGGTTGCAATCACCATCTATGTGCATTGATACTACCTTGCAGCAAATTGAAGACATGAGGAATTATTTCAACAATTACAGGAATGAAGGATTTGCTTCTAGTATGACCATTGCCAAAAGTATTGCATCTGAAATGGGTGTAGAGCCATCATTTTCAGTGAAGCGCAAGGCTCAAAGGAAGAAACATTTTGATGAAATTGACACCAATGAAGAAATTCTACAAGCTGAGAAGGCTTTTGAGGTCAATTACTTCTTGGTCGTGGTTGATATGGCAAACACCTCATTGAAAAGTAGATTTGAAGAACTACAAACATTCAAAAGTATATTTGGGTTTTTACTTAGCTCAACAACTTTGAAGTCACTAAATGATACTGAATTAGAAGATTGTTGCACCAAATTTGCGAAAACATTCTCTTCGCATGACACATCTGATGTGGAGGTAAATGATCTAATATCTGAGTTGAAGGTTTTGAAGCTAAGTTTGCCGGAAAGGCCAATGTCTTCTATGGACATTTTTGAGTATGTTAGAAAAATGGATTCTTATCCAAATATCTCAATTGCTTATCGCATATTATTTACTGTGCCTGTGACTGTGGCATCGGCAGAAAGAAGCTTTTCAAAGTTGAAACTGTTGAAGAATTATTTAAGATCTACGATGTCTCAACAACGGCTGAACGGGCTTGCCACTTTATGTATTGAGAAGAAATTATTAGACGAGGTTGACAGCAACACCATCATCAACGACTTCGCATCAAGAAATGTTAGAAGAAATTTTTGA